From the genome of Odocoileus virginianus isolate 20LAN1187 ecotype Illinois chromosome 16, Ovbor_1.2, whole genome shotgun sequence, one region includes:
- the SERPINA5 gene encoding plasma serine protease inhibitor, producing the protein MRLCLFLCLMLLGPRMATLRRPQKKKIQELPPAVTTAPPGSGDFVFDLYRTLAAATPDRNIFFSPLSISVSLAMLSLGARSNTKAQILEGLGICPGEGSEEELHGASQRLLRELQQPQDSVQLSLGSALFTKPTLPIQEAFLGALRTLYLADTFPTDFEDPEGAKKKINDYVAKQTKGKIVDLIKSLDGTQVMVMVNYIFFKAKWETSFNLKSTHEQDFYVTPETVVRVPMMKQQDQFYYILDRNLSCKVVGVPYQGNATAFFILPHEGEMEQVENGLKEKTLKKWLRMPMKRRLELYLPKFSIEGSYQLEEVLPKLGIRDIFTSDADLTGISNHSTIRVSEMVHKAVVEVDESGTQAAAATGTVITFKSARLGSQRVVFNRPFLMLIVENSKHILFFGKVTRP; encoded by the exons ATGCGTCTCTGTCTCTTCCTGTGCCTGATGCTCCTCGGGCCGCGGATGGCCACCCTCCGGCGcccccaaaagaagaaaatccaggAGCTGCCGCCGGCGGTTACCACGGCGCCGCCGGGCAGCGGGGACTTTGTCTTCGACCTCTATAGGACCCTGGCCGCAGCCACCCCCGACCGGAACATCTTCTTCTCCCCTCTGAGCATCTCCGTGAGCCTGGCCATGCTCTCCCTGGGAGCTCGGTCTAACACGAAGGCGCAGATCCTGGAAGGCCTGGGCATCTGCCCGGGGGAAGGCTCGGAGGAGGAGCTCCACGGCGCCTCCCAGCGGCTGCTGCGCGAGCTCCAACAGCCCCAAGACAGCGTCCAGCTCAGCTTGGGCAGCGCCCTGTTCACCAAGCCCACGTTGCCCATCCAGGAGGCCTTCCTGGGCGCCTTGAGGACGCTGTACCTGGCAGACACTTTCCCCACGGACTTTGAGGACCCCGAAGGGGCCAAGAAGAAGATCAACGATTACGTGGCAAAGCAAACGAAAGGAAAGATTGTGGACTTGATTAAGAGCCTGGATGGCACCCAGGTCATGGTCATGGtgaattacattttctttaaag CTAAGTGGGAGACTAGCTTCAACCTCAAAAGCACCCACGAGCAGGACTTCTATGTGACCCCGGAGACGGTGGTGCGGGTCCCCATGATGAAACAACAGGACCAGTTTTACTACATCCTGGACCGAAACCTCTCCTGCAAGGTGGTGGGTGTCCCCTACCAAGGGAACGCCACTGCCTTCTTCATTCTCCCCCACGAGGGGGAAATGGAGCAGGTGGAAAATGGCCTGAAGGAAAAAACACTGAAGAAGTGGCTCAGGATGCCCATGAAGAG GCGGCTTGAGCTTTATCTTCCCAAGTTCTCCATCGAGGGCTCCTATCAGCTGGAGGAAGTCCTCCCCAAGCTGGGGATCAGAGACATCTTCACCTCCGATGCCGACCTGACTGGCATCTCTAACCACTCCACCATCCGGGTGTCTGAG ATGGTGCACAAAGCCGTGGTGGAGGTGGATGAGTCTGGAACCCAAGCAGCTGCAGCCACTGGGACGGTCATCACGTTCAAATCTGCCCGACTGGGCTCTCAAAGGGTAGTCTTCAATAGGCCCTTTCTGATGCTCATTGTGGAGAATAGCAAACACATCCTTTTCTTCGGCAAAGTGACTCGCCCTTGA
- the LOC110140620 gene encoding serpin A3-3, whose product MRAERMSPFLALGLLLAGICSVHCLPENVMVKDQHRRVDDHTLASSNTDFAFSLYKKLALENPSKNVIFSPLSVSIALAFLSLGARGSTLTEILEGLKFNLTEIQEKEIHQGFQHLLQTLNKPSNQLQLNVGNAMFVQEDLELLDQFIEDARVLFSSGAFSTNFRNPEAAKSLINEYVKNKTQGKIEELFKFLSPRTELVLVNYIYFKAQWKTRFDPKHTQQAKFHVSENKTVEVPMMTLGLETPYFQDEELGCTLVELTYTSNDSALLILPDEGKMQDLEAKLNPETLTRWRKSLQPRRIHELYLPKFSIKSDYVLNNILSQMGIKKIFSDADLSGITGTSDLVVSQVVHSAALDVDEEGTEGAAATGISMERTFLRITVRFNRPFLIAIVLKDTQSIIFLGKVTNPSQA is encoded by the exons ATGAGGGCAGAGAGAATGTCTCCCTTTCTGGCTCTGGGGCTCCTGTTGGCTGGGATCTGCAGTGTCCACTGCCTCCCGGAGAATGTGATGGTGAAGGACCAACACAGAAGGGTGGATGACCACACATTAGCCTCCAGCAACACCGACTTTGCCTTCAGCCTCTACAAGAAGTTGGCTTTGGAGAACCCCAGTAAGAATGTCATCTTCTCCCCACTGAGTGTCTCCATAGCCTTGGCCTTCCTGTCTCTGGGGGCCCGTGGCTCCACCCTGACAGAGATCCTGGAAGGTCTCAAGTTCAACCTCACGGAGATCCAGGAGAAAGAGATCCACCAGGGCTTCCAGCACCTCCTGCAGACACTCAATAAACCCAGCAACCAGCTGCAGCTGAATGTGGGCAATGCCATGTTTGTGCAGGAGGACCTGGAGCTGCTGGACCAGTTCATAGAAGATGCCCGGGTGCTGTTCTCCTCTGGGGCCTTCTCGACCAACTTCAGGAATCCTGAAGCTGCCAAGAGTCTAATAAACGAGTATGTGAAGAATAAAACCCAGGGGAAAATTGAGGAGCTGTTCAAGTTCCTTTCCCCAAGAACAGAGTTGGTCTTGGTGAATTACATCTACTTTAAAG CCCAGTGGAAGACCCGCTTTGACCCCAAACACACTCAGCAGGCAAAGTTCCACGTGAGCGAGAACAAGACGGTGGAGGTGCCCATGATGACCCTTGGCCTGGAAACCCCTTACTTCCAGGACGAGGAGCTGGGCTGCACGCTGGTGGAGCTCACATACACCAGCAATGACAGCGCCCTCCTCATCCTCCCCGACGAGGGCAAAATGCAGGACCTGGAAGCCAAGCTGAACCCGGAGACGCTGACGAGGTGGCGAAAATCCCTGCAGCCCAG ACGAATACATGAACTCTACCTGCCAAAATTTTCCATCAAAAGCGACTATGTGCTGAATAACATCCTCTCCCAGATGGGTATTAAGAAAATATTCAGCGATGCTGACTTGTCGGGAATCACAGGGACTAGTGACCTGGTAGTCTCCCAG GTGGTCCACAGCGCTGCGCTGGACGTGGACGAGGAGGGCACAGAAGGAGCTGCTGCCACGGGAATCAGCATGGAAAGAACGTTCCTGAGAATCACTGTGCGTTTCAACAGGCCCTTCCTGATTGCCATAGTTCTCAAAGACACccagagcatcatctttttgggGAAAGTCACCAACCCCAGTCAAGCCTAG